The proteins below are encoded in one region of Leptotrichia sp. oral taxon 218:
- a CDS encoding HEAT repeat domain-containing protein, producing MMNKYMNEILLLLKWYNKDISDDEFLEKFRLKKIRYRREVPNIAKEKLEEACMKKNDEMMWAYFSLVINLKIDFDEIKDSMQKIIIGDWHSDHENIAGAFEDIASPKTIEWVYYLALAHQFEGYEGGLAMARKCIHALGKINTPKSKEKLEFLANNLNETQDLRESAKRELNRHDFTNKDVE from the coding sequence ATGATGAATAAGTATATGAATGAAATTTTACTATTATTAAAATGGTATAATAAAGATATAAGCGATGATGAATTTTTGGAAAAATTTAGATTAAAGAAAATTAGGTACAGAAGAGAAGTTCCTAATATTGCTAAAGAAAAATTAGAAGAAGCTTGTATGAAAAAAAATGATGAAATGATGTGGGCTTATTTTTCTTTGGTTATTAATTTAAAAATAGATTTTGATGAAATTAAGGACAGTATGCAAAAAATTATAATAGGAGATTGGCATAGTGACCATGAAAATATAGCAGGTGCATTTGAAGATATAGCATCACCAAAAACAATAGAATGGGTATATTATTTAGCGTTGGCACATCAATTTGAAGGATATGAAGGAGGACTTGCAATGGCTAGAAAATGTATTCATGCACTAGGGAAAATAAATACTCCTAAATCAAAAGAAAAATTAGAATTTTTGGCTAATAATTTAAATGAGACACAAGACTTAAGGGAATCAGCAAAAAGAGAATTAAACAGACATGATTTTACAAATAAGGATGTTGAATGA
- a CDS encoding translation factor GTPase family protein has translation MRIYDGNNIRNIALLGESGAGKSNMTSALEFTAKLTNKIPNSSDNVKISSSLALHAIEYQSFKFNFFDVPGYVDFFGELESGLAACDGAIITVDGTADLSVGTETALELADSRNIPRFIFVNKIDSEKADYEKILLQLRKKYGKRIAPFHVPWGVAANFKGHINVVDMFAREYNGSECVNADMPTDMDDKILPIREMLLEAVAETSEELMEKYFNGEEFTTNEIHAGLRKGVLDCSVIPVICGSTTKNIGLHTTFDMIRDYLPEPMDNPKVDAKKDKTTCQIFKTIIDSFLGKVSYAKVLSGELKSDSEIYNLNKKKSEKIGKLGTNVSGKIEFLKKGVCGDVVLLTKLESTQTSDTLSTDKNETAQKNITFPKAQLLVAIEPLNKNDDEKMSTGLNKLMEEDPAFSWKRDMETKQTILGVQGELHSITLIEKLKSKFGVDIKTVDLKVPYRETIKGNSDVQGKYKKQSGGHGQYGDVLIKFSPCDEHFIFEETITGGKVPKSYIPAVEKGLRESLAHGVLADYPVTNIKAVLYDGSYHDVDSSEMAFKIAANLAFKKGMLEAKPTLLEPIMELTIFVPESCIGDIMGDINKKRGKIIGMDAHKSDKQKITAEVPMVETFKYANDLKAMTKGRGYFEMKLLKYEEVPYELAQKIIEIRKK, from the coding sequence ATGAGAATATATGATGGCAATAACATTAGAAACATTGCTTTATTGGGAGAAAGTGGTGCTGGAAAAAGTAATATGACTTCCGCTCTTGAATTTACGGCAAAACTTACAAATAAAATTCCTAATTCTAGCGATAATGTTAAAATAAGCAGTTCGCTTGCCCTACATGCAATTGAATATCAATCTTTCAAATTTAATTTTTTTGATGTGCCTGGATATGTTGATTTTTTTGGGGAACTTGAATCTGGACTTGCAGCGTGTGATGGAGCAATTATCACAGTTGACGGAACTGCTGACTTATCTGTCGGAACTGAAACTGCTCTTGAACTTGCCGACAGCCGAAATATCCCACGATTCATATTCGTGAATAAAATTGACAGCGAAAAAGCTGACTACGAAAAAATTCTTTTGCAACTTCGAAAAAAATATGGTAAAAGAATTGCACCATTTCATGTACCTTGGGGAGTTGCTGCTAATTTCAAGGGACATATAAATGTTGTGGATATGTTCGCCCGTGAATATAATGGCTCTGAATGTGTCAATGCAGATATGCCAACTGATATGGACGACAAGATTTTGCCGATTCGTGAGATGCTTTTGGAAGCGGTTGCTGAAACAAGTGAAGAATTGATGGAAAAATATTTTAATGGAGAAGAATTTACTACAAATGAAATTCACGCTGGACTTAGAAAAGGTGTACTAGATTGCAGCGTAATTCCTGTTATTTGCGGTTCAACTACAAAAAATATAGGACTTCACACAACATTTGACATGATAAGAGACTATTTGCCAGAACCGATGGACAATCCAAAAGTTGACGCTAAAAAAGATAAAACTACTTGCCAAATTTTTAAAACAATAATTGATTCATTTTTGGGAAAAGTTTCTTATGCAAAAGTTTTATCTGGAGAGTTAAAATCTGATTCAGAAATTTATAATTTGAATAAGAAAAAAAGTGAAAAGATTGGAAAACTTGGAACAAATGTGTCTGGAAAAATAGAATTTTTAAAAAAAGGAGTCTGTGGAGATGTCGTTTTATTAACAAAACTTGAAAGCACTCAAACTTCAGACACACTTTCAACTGATAAAAATGAAACTGCACAAAAAAATATCACTTTCCCAAAAGCTCAACTTTTGGTTGCAATAGAACCATTAAATAAAAATGATGATGAAAAGATGTCAACTGGACTTAATAAACTTATGGAAGAAGATCCAGCTTTTTCTTGGAAAAGGGATATGGAAACAAAGCAAACTATTTTGGGAGTGCAAGGAGAACTGCATTCCATCACATTGATTGAAAAACTAAAATCTAAATTCGGAGTTGATATAAAAACAGTTGACTTAAAAGTGCCATACCGTGAAACTATTAAAGGAAATTCGGATGTTCAAGGAAAATATAAGAAGCAATCGGGAGGACACGGACAATATGGAGATGTGCTTATCAAATTTTCTCCTTGCGATGAGCATTTTATATTTGAAGAAACTATCACTGGAGGAAAAGTTCCCAAGTCATATATTCCAGCTGTTGAAAAAGGATTAAGAGAATCACTTGCTCACGGAGTTTTAGCGGATTATCCTGTCACAAATATAAAAGCAGTTTTATATGACGGTTCTTATCACGATGTCGATTCTTCAGAAATGGCTTTTAAAATCGCAGCAAATTTAGCTTTCAAAAAAGGAATGCTTGAAGCTAAACCAACTTTGCTTGAACCAATTATGGAACTTACAATTTTTGTGCCTGAAAGCTGTATTGGAGATATAATGGGAGATATTAACAAAAAGCGTGGAAAAATTATTGGTATGGATGCTCACAAATCCGATAAACAAAAGATTACAGCTGAAGTTCCAATGGTAGAAACATTTAAATATGCAAATGATTTAAAAGCAATGACAAAAGGAAGAGGATATTTTGAGATGAAACTTTTAAAATACGAAGAAGTTCCTTATGAATTAGCACAAAAAATAATTGAAATCAGAAAAAAATAA
- a CDS encoding YjcQ family protein — protein sequence MFLDTTIFRILKAIDVAYEENNFNFDETLNLKKLGISERRLILMLEQLKEKNYITGISTITSISGHIHISINNPRLTLDGMDFLENNTAMKKAYKMLKEAKEWVPGM from the coding sequence ATGTTCTTAGATACAACTATTTTTAGGATATTAAAAGCTATTGATGTTGCTTACGAAGAAAATAATTTTAATTTTGATGAAACTCTAAACTTAAAAAAATTAGGCATTTCTGAAAGAAGACTAATTTTAATGTTAGAACAACTCAAAGAAAAAAATTATATAACAGGCATTTCAACAATAACTTCAATAAGTGGTCATATACATATCAGTATCAATAATCCCAGATTGACTTTAGACGGTATGGATTTTCTAGAAAATAACACCGCTATGAAAAAAGCATATAAAATGCTTAAAGAAGCCAAAGAATGGGTTCCTGGTATGTAA
- a CDS encoding transposase: MKNNVKSYTTNCVNNSIRIEENKYLILPKLKRIKLKYHREIPKDYKIKSVTLTNSNGNYYVSVLTEFKKEIQKVASNDKVIGLDFSMSELFVSSENQRADYPKYFRMLEKKLKKLQKSLSRKVRFSKNWYNQKAKISKLHEYIKNCRKDFLHKLSKKLSEEYDVVVVENLNMKGMSQALNFGKSVGDNGWGMFLRMLEYKLMFLGKQFLKIDKWFPSSKTCSKCGNIKKELKLSERSYKCECCGIEIDRDYNAAVNIKNIGKEMLKY; this comes from the coding sequence ATAAAGAATAATGTTAAAAGTTACACGACAAATTGTGTGAACAATTCGATACGAATTGAGGAAAACAAATATTTGATTTTACCAAAATTGAAAAGAATAAAATTAAAATATCATAGAGAAATACCGAAGGATTACAAGATAAAGTCAGTAACATTGACAAACAGTAATGGAAATTACTATGTTTCTGTTTTGACGGAATTTAAAAAAGAAATTCAAAAGGTAGCTAGTAATGATAAAGTAATTGGACTTGATTTTTCAATGTCTGAATTATTTGTCAGTTCTGAAAACCAAAGGGCTGATTATCCAAAATATTTTAGAATGCTGGAGAAAAAATTGAAAAAATTACAGAAATCATTATCAAGAAAAGTGAGATTTTCTAAAAATTGGTATAATCAAAAAGCTAAAATATCAAAATTACATGAGTACATCAAAAATTGTCGAAAAGATTTTCTGCATAAATTATCGAAAAAATTGTCTGAAGAATATGATGTTGTGGTTGTTGAGAATTTGAATATGAAAGGGATGAGCCAGGCATTAAATTTTGGGAAAAGTGTAGGAGATAATGGATGGGGAATGTTTTTGAGGATGCTTGAGTACAAGTTGATGTTTTTAGGAAAACAATTTTTAAAAATAGATAAGTGGTTTCCGTCTTCGAAAACTTGTAGTAAATGTGGAAATATCAAAAAGGAACTGAAATTATCAGAAAGAAGTTATAAATGTGAGTGCTGTGGAATTGAAATTGATAGAGATTACAATGCTGCAGTGAATATAAAAAACATTGGAAAAGAAATGTTGAAATATTAA
- a CDS encoding helix-turn-helix domain-containing protein, translated as MKYNLAFKYRIYPNKEQELLINKTFGCVRFVYNTILYIANKIYEETGKNKIITPASLKSENQFLKEVDSLALSNAQLNVKRSFTNFFHKRAKFPRFKSNKE; from the coding sequence ATGAAATATAATTTAGCATTCAAATACAGGATTTATCCAAATAAGGAACAAGAATTGTTGATAAATAAGACTTTTGGATGTGTTCGTTTTGTTTATAATACGATTTTATACATCGCTAATAAAATTTATGAAGAAACTGGAAAAAATAAAATAATTACACCTGCCAGTTTGAAAAGTGAAAATCAATTTTTAAAAGAAGTAGATAGTCTGGCACTTTCAAATGCTCAATTGAATGTAAAACGATCGTTTACGAATTTTTTTCATAAGAGAGCGAAATTTCCAAGGTTCAAATCTAATAAAGAATAA
- a CDS encoding site-specific integrase: MPAYKDEKSKKWYVSFYVKENGISKKVKKMGFSKKQEAMEYERNYINSFVSDTEITFENLYKSYMDDQKNRLKPSTIESKTYIFDKKILPFFKKYKIKEITPLLVRKWQNELIKGNLAQTYLRAIHEQLVAILNYAVKFYNLNKNPCSAAGRIGKKNAGEMNIWTLEEFKQFIEAINHKKEAVVGFNILFYTGMRVGEMLALTISDIDFEKHKIRINKTFQRIKKTDVISTPKTPKSKRTIDCPKFVIDIIQDYIKVLYKPTPKTRLFEGFTKFKFQNDINVYSRKANLKKIRVHDLRHSHATFLLSKGVNIVSLSRRLGHERVSTTLDIYSHVLKEDDDLIKDILNSLYEQY, translated from the coding sequence ATGCCAGCATATAAAGATGAAAAAAGTAAAAAATGGTATGTTTCTTTTTATGTAAAAGAAAATGGAATTTCTAAAAAAGTTAAAAAAATGGGATTTAGCAAAAAACAGGAAGCAATGGAATATGAAAGAAATTACATAAATTCTTTTGTTTCTGACACTGAAATAACATTTGAAAATCTATATAAATCTTATATGGATGATCAAAAAAATAGATTAAAACCAAGCACAATAGAAAGCAAAACATATATTTTTGATAAAAAGATATTACCATTTTTTAAAAAGTACAAGATAAAAGAAATAACTCCCTTACTGGTTAGAAAATGGCAAAATGAACTAATAAAAGGAAATCTTGCTCAAACATATCTAAGAGCTATTCACGAACAACTTGTTGCTATATTAAATTATGCAGTTAAGTTTTACAATTTAAATAAAAATCCTTGTTCAGCAGCTGGAAGAATTGGAAAAAAGAACGCTGGAGAAATGAATATATGGACATTAGAGGAATTTAAACAATTTATAGAAGCAATCAATCATAAAAAAGAAGCTGTAGTTGGATTCAATATATTGTTTTATACAGGTATGAGAGTGGGTGAAATGTTAGCATTAACAATATCAGATATAGATTTTGAAAAACATAAAATAAGGATAAATAAAACTTTTCAGAGAATAAAGAAAACCGATGTTATATCGACTCCAAAAACCCCTAAGTCTAAAAGAACTATTGATTGTCCTAAATTTGTTATAGACATTATACAAGATTATATCAAAGTATTATATAAACCTACTCCGAAAACTAGATTATTCGAGGGATTTACAAAGTTTAAGTTTCAAAACGATATAAATGTGTACTCTCGGAAAGCCAATTTAAAAAAAATTAGAGTTCACGATTTAAGACATTCTCACGCAACTTTCTTATTATCGAAAGGCGTTAATATAGTATCACTTTCAAGAAGACTTGGACACGAAAGAGTGTCAACTACTTTAGATATATATTCACACGTTCTAAAAGAAGACGATGATTTGATAAAAGACATACTAAATAGCTTATATGAACAGTACTAA
- a CDS encoding restriction endonuclease: MARRGKSFTTILKQAAREAEKSRKRAERERVQKLNAMRREQTKAEKEYQKQLQKEYVEGNQNYAKTMKENAENQRNTFLKIANHIHIKNKISLLDQIREDTFNEKRPEKSVKIVFPKPEYKETFISKIIPSVKRKKKMQYEKELREWKVKCEGAKAANEENLKAFNEELENWKKRKISFYDEREKYNKSIEELNDRYNKNEQEAIEEYFELVLDAIEFPYEGLEGDYDLEYNELSKILVLDYVLPNIDVIPDLKNMTYVKSRDEFNETYITEKQKEKVYNELLYGLVLKIVEILYSKVENDSVKSIVFNGWIENINKATGNEQSFCLLSLQTKKENFDVINLEQVDYKTCFRKLKGISKPNLNDLVPVAPILNINTEDKRFIDNVEIGDKIEGINIANIDWKDFEHLIRELFQKEFENDGVEVKTTQASRDGGVDAIMFDPDPIKGGKYIIQAKRYNNLVGISAVRDLYGAVHNEGATKGILVTTSDFGADSYEFVKDKPLTLINGSNLLSLLQKHNYKNVRIDLKEGK; this comes from the coding sequence ATGGCAAGACGCGGAAAAAGTTTTACTACTATTTTAAAACAGGCTGCACGTGAGGCGGAAAAAAGTAGAAAACGTGCAGAAAGAGAACGAGTTCAAAAATTAAATGCAATGAGGAGGGAACAAACAAAAGCTGAAAAAGAATACCAAAAACAATTACAGAAAGAATATGTAGAGGGTAATCAAAATTATGCTAAAACAATGAAAGAAAATGCTGAAAATCAACGCAATACTTTTTTAAAAATAGCTAATCACATACATATAAAAAATAAAATTAGTTTGTTGGATCAGATTAGAGAAGATACATTCAATGAAAAACGTCCAGAAAAATCTGTTAAAATTGTATTTCCCAAACCAGAATACAAAGAAACTTTTATATCAAAAATAATTCCTTCAGTTAAGAGAAAGAAAAAAATGCAATATGAAAAAGAATTGAGAGAATGGAAAGTGAAATGTGAAGGCGCTAAAGCTGCAAATGAAGAAAATTTGAAAGCCTTTAACGAAGAATTGGAAAATTGGAAAAAGAGAAAAATTAGTTTTTACGATGAACGTGAAAAATACAACAAAAGTATTGAAGAACTAAATGATAGATATAATAAAAACGAACAAGAGGCAATTGAAGAATATTTTGAATTAGTCTTAGATGCGATAGAATTTCCATACGAAGGTTTGGAGGGAGATTATGATTTAGAGTATAACGAGTTAAGTAAAATATTAGTGTTAGATTATGTTTTACCAAATATAGATGTGATACCAGATTTAAAAAATATGACTTATGTAAAATCACGAGATGAATTTAATGAGACGTATATAACTGAAAAGCAAAAAGAAAAAGTGTATAATGAATTATTATATGGATTAGTTTTAAAAATTGTAGAAATATTATATTCAAAAGTTGAAAATGATAGCGTGAAATCAATAGTATTTAATGGTTGGATAGAAAATATAAATAAAGCAACTGGAAATGAACAAAGCTTTTGTTTATTAAGTCTACAAACTAAAAAAGAGAATTTTGATGTTATAAATTTAGAACAAGTTGATTATAAAACTTGTTTTAGAAAATTAAAAGGTATTTCAAAACCTAACTTAAATGACTTAGTTCCTGTTGCCCCAATATTGAATATAAATACAGAAGATAAAAGATTTATTGATAATGTTGAAATAGGTGATAAAATAGAGGGAATAAATATAGCAAATATTGATTGGAAAGATTTTGAACACTTAATAAGAGAATTGTTTCAAAAAGAATTTGAAAATGATGGAGTAGAAGTAAAAACTACACAAGCAAGCAGAGATGGTGGAGTTGATGCAATAATGTTTGACCCTGATCCAATTAAAGGTGGAAAATACATAATACAAGCAAAAAGATATAACAATTTAGTAGGAATATCAGCAGTTCGAGATTTATATGGAGCAGTTCATAATGAAGGGGCTACAAAAGGTATTTTAGTTACTACATCAGATTTTGGAGCGGATTCTTATGAATTTGTCAAAGATAAACCTTTGACCTTGATAAATGGAAGTAATTTATTAAGTTTATTACAAAAACATAATTACAAAAATGTAAGAATTGATTTGAAAGAAGGGAAATAA
- a CDS encoding recombinase RecT produces the protein MAGTLTNPRKSKRTVGTSTLKSMINDERTKNKFKELLGNKAAGFLTSLINTTNGNKQLQEAEPQSILKAGAIAATLDLPIDPNLGFSYIVPYNNKGRNEAQFQLGYKGFIQLAIRTGQYKKINVTELYEGQFESYDPITDELKYNLDGKISDEVTHYIAYFQTTNGFEKYNVMSKEEVREHAKKFSKTFLSRFSSWQTNFDSMAKKTVLKLLLSKFGILSIEMQTAQKVDQAVIREVESNGNVEVEYVDSPDGDNNDIKEVETIDSEEDTTENFDSEEIF, from the coding sequence ATGGCAGGAACTTTAACAAACCCAAGAAAATCAAAAAGAACAGTTGGAACAAGTACACTAAAATCAATGATAAATGATGAAAGAACAAAAAATAAATTTAAGGAATTATTAGGAAATAAAGCGGCTGGATTTTTAACGTCGCTAATTAATACAACCAATGGAAACAAACAGTTGCAAGAGGCAGAACCACAAAGTATTTTAAAAGCTGGAGCAATAGCTGCAACATTAGATTTACCAATTGATCCAAATTTAGGTTTTTCTTATATTGTGCCATACAATAACAAAGGAAGAAACGAGGCACAATTCCAACTAGGCTACAAAGGGTTTATACAACTAGCAATTAGAACAGGACAATACAAAAAAATAAATGTTACAGAACTTTACGAAGGACAGTTTGAAAGCTATGATCCGATTACTGATGAACTTAAATATAATCTTGATGGTAAAATAAGCGATGAGGTAACTCACTACATTGCATATTTTCAAACTACGAATGGATTCGAGAAATACAATGTAATGAGCAAGGAAGAAGTAAGAGAACACGCTAAAAAGTTTAGCAAAACATTTTTAAGCAGATTTTCAAGTTGGCAAACAAATTTTGATAGCATGGCAAAGAAAACTGTATTAAAACTATTGTTAAGCAAATTTGGGATATTAAGCATTGAAATGCAAACAGCACAAAAAGTAGATCAAGCTGTAATAAGAGAAGTAGAATCAAACGGAAATGTAGAAGTTGAATATGTAGATAGTCCTGACGGTGATAATAACGATATTAAAGAAGTTGAAACTATTGATTCTGAAGAAGACACTACTGAAAATTTTGATTCAGAAGAAATATTCTAA
- a CDS encoding YcjF family protein encodes MDVKEFKDLIEIENNQKNENNQKVGTREEILKSLKGLMISNGAIIFDKEKEKNREEKFFKSYSGKETVNIIVSGKTGVGKSSLINYIFGKEVAKIGVGMPVTQEIKCYHLEKDNVNLYDTKGIEAEDYEQTLANIQDFLDEKQKSKDENEHIHIAWLCISEKSGRIETADVRLLDILENCGIPTIVVFTKRDTLKESEFVKKVIDEKMLEKARAFVRVRNVKEMFEIDDEIVVLNPKGAQELLHETYKYISEGRQNAVKKAQTIILKERLETMAKEAADATNKYAFLAAGIGATPLPFPDSIALAALQTKMIIDINTIYRVDAGTHTFTDIAAALISITGIAQIGKLAANLLKIIPVIGWAANGAVAGSITGAIGLGYSEYLKNNVNNETGEIILDLDDLKENFLKYFNEFKNMKILNKNVK; translated from the coding sequence ATGGATGTTAAAGAATTTAAAGATTTAATTGAAATAGAAAATAATCAAAAGAATGAAAATAATCAAAAAGTTGGAACGAGAGAAGAAATTTTAAAAAGTCTTAAAGGTCTAATGATTAGTAATGGAGCAATAATTTTTGATAAAGAAAAAGAAAAAAATAGAGAAGAAAAATTTTTTAAATCTTATTCTGGGAAAGAGACTGTAAATATCATTGTTTCTGGAAAAACTGGAGTTGGAAAAAGTTCGCTAATTAACTATATTTTTGGGAAAGAAGTTGCTAAAATTGGAGTTGGAATGCCAGTAACTCAAGAAATAAAATGTTATCATCTGGAAAAAGACAATGTAAATTTATACGACACAAAAGGAATTGAAGCGGAAGACTATGAGCAGACATTGGCAAATATTCAAGATTTTTTGGATGAAAAGCAAAAGTCTAAAGATGAAAATGAGCATATCCACATCGCTTGGCTTTGTATCAGCGAAAAAAGCGGCAGAATTGAAACTGCTGATGTAAGACTTTTGGATATTCTTGAAAATTGCGGAATTCCAACAATTGTTGTATTTACAAAAAGAGATACTTTGAAGGAATCTGAATTTGTGAAAAAAGTTATTGATGAAAAAATGCTGGAAAAAGCAAGAGCATTTGTGAGAGTTCGAAATGTTAAAGAAATGTTTGAAATTGATGATGAAATAGTAGTTTTAAATCCAAAAGGCGCACAGGAACTGTTGCACGAAACATATAAATATATTTCAGAAGGCAGACAGAATGCAGTAAAAAAAGCTCAAACTATAATTTTAAAGGAACGGCTTGAAACAATGGCAAAAGAAGCTGCTGATGCGACAAATAAATACGCTTTTCTTGCGGCTGGAATCGGAGCAACACCGTTACCATTTCCAGATTCAATAGCTCTTGCGGCGTTACAGACAAAAATGATAATTGATATAAACACAATTTATCGTGTAGACGCAGGAACTCACACTTTTACCGACATTGCGGCGGCACTAATTTCAATAACAGGTATAGCGCAAATTGGAAAATTGGCTGCAAATTTGTTAAAAATTATTCCAGTTATTGGCTGGGCTGCAAATGGTGCAGTTGCTGGAAGTATTACAGGAGCAATTGGATTAGGTTATTCAGAATATTTAAAAAATAATGTGAATAATGAAACTGGAGAAATTATTTTAGACTTAGATGACTTAAAAGAAAATTTCTTGAAATATTTTAATGAATTTAAAAATATGAAAATATTAAATAAAAATGTTAAATAA
- a CDS encoding YHYH domain-containing protein, whose amino-acid sequence MVNRKVVFILLATFLLSTVSFAHKGRTNSKGCHTNRKTGEYHCHKKK is encoded by the coding sequence ATGGTGAACCGAAAAGTTGTATTTATCTTATTAGCAACATTTTTACTATCGACTGTAAGTTTTGCACATAAAGGAAGAACGAATAGTAAAGGTTGCCACACAAATCGTAAAACAGGTGAATATCATTGTCATAAGAAAAAATAA
- a CDS encoding YopX family protein yields the protein MREIKFRAWLKEEKKMVNVETLFIGINRLCFGNSKTEDLFFRDFEEVELMQYTGLKDKNDKEIYGNDLISCNKYKNIIVFFEDGCFKVKYRKTPTALIICSLDLFLEKYKCGIVGNIYENKNLMGENK from the coding sequence ATGAGAGAAATAAAATTTAGGGCTTGGCTTAAAGAAGAAAAGAAAATGGTAAATGTAGAAACTCTCTTTATAGGTATAAATAGATTATGTTTTGGTAATTCTAAAACAGAGGATTTATTTTTTAGAGATTTTGAAGAAGTTGAATTAATGCAATACACAGGACTTAAAGATAAAAATGACAAAGAAATTTATGGAAACGATTTAATTTCTTGCAACAAATATAAGAATATAATTGTTTTCTTTGAAGATGGTTGTTTCAAAGTAAAATATCGTAAAACCCCAACAGCTTTAATAATTTGTTCATTAGACCTATTTTTAGAAAAATATAAATGCGGTATTGTTGGAAATATCTATGAAAACAAAAACTTAATGGGGGAAAACAAATGA
- a CDS encoding transcriptional regulator — protein MKKWFYEYNDVMKIMNVKEGKAYEIIRKLNEELREKGFLTQRGRVNIKYFNERYNIG, from the coding sequence ATGAAAAAATGGTTTTATGAATACAATGATGTTATGAAGATTATGAACGTCAAAGAGGGAAAAGCTTATGAAATTATAAGAAAATTAAACGAAGAGTTAAGGGAAAAAGGATTTTTAACACAACGAGGAAGAGTAAACATTAAATACTTTAATGAACGTTACAATATAGGATAG
- a CDS encoding YqaJ viral recombinase family protein yields the protein MYKKISYSNEEEWLSIRKKGIGGSDAGAIMGKNKYKNIIDVWNDKTGRVNEKFTSPAAQRGKDLEKNIFYSYKIDNPDKDILEVNKMYVHPKYDFIRANLDGEIIYEDKKGILEIKTTTINKWNKYVEEWQNNIPESYLYQILHYFLVTGYEYAVLVAEIKFECFKNENSTPFDLDKRLQTIVVNRVDWEEEIKELLNKEIEFWKCVVNDTKPRMIKTYGG from the coding sequence ATGTATAAAAAAATAAGCTACTCTAATGAAGAAGAGTGGCTTAGTATTAGAAAAAAAGGCATTGGTGGAAGTGACGCAGGCGCAATAATGGGTAAAAATAAATATAAAAACATTATTGATGTTTGGAATGATAAAACTGGAAGAGTAAATGAAAAATTTACTAGTCCAGCAGCTCAAAGGGGTAAAGATTTGGAAAAAAACATATTTTATTCGTATAAAATAGACAATCCTGACAAGGATATTCTGGAAGTCAATAAAATGTATGTACATCCAAAATATGACTTCATACGGGCTAATTTAGATGGAGAAATTATTTATGAGGATAAAAAAGGAATACTGGAAATAAAGACGACTACAATTAACAAATGGAATAAATATGTAGAAGAATGGCAAAATAACATTCCTGAAAGCTATTTATATCAAATTTTACATTACTTTTTAGTAACTGGTTATGAATACGCTGTATTGGTTGCTGAAATAAAATTTGAATGTTTTAAAAATGAAAATTCTACACCATTCGACTTGGATAAAAGATTGCAGACGATAGTTGTAAATAGGGTAGATTGGGAAGAAGAAATAAAAGAACTTTTAAATAAAGAAATCGAATTTTGGAAATGTGTTGTAAATGATACAAAACCAAGAATGATAAAAACTTATGGAGGTTAA
- a CDS encoding helix-turn-helix domain-containing protein → METLGITLKKLRESRNLTITELAAKAGLGRGTIGDIETGKNKSTIATVDTLSKALSLNKKEREQIFASMLPKDIGKRLLGDHSDEFLDGLLELLKLVEVEEQKNILNLITEKVEYLSLKNGNYKQVEGLIKEVKEKINEL, encoded by the coding sequence ATGGAAACTTTAGGTATAACTTTGAAAAAATTAAGAGAAAGTAGAAATTTAACAATTACTGAACTTGCGGCTAAAGCAGGATTAGGGAGAGGGACGATAGGAGATATTGAAACAGGAAAAAATAAATCTACAATTGCTACAGTAGATACATTATCTAAAGCATTAAGTTTGAATAAAAAAGAAAGAGAACAAATATTTGCTAGTATGTTACCTAAAGATATTGGAAAAAGATTATTAGGTGATCACAGTGATGAATTTTTAGATGGACTTTTGGAACTTTTGAAATTAGTAGAAGTTGAAGAACAAAAAAATATTTTAAATCTTATAACCGAAAAAGTGGAATATTTAAGTTTAAAAAATGGGAATTACAAACAAGTTGAAGGATTAATTAAAGAAGTAAAAGAAAAAATAAATGAATTATAA